In Anaerolineales bacterium, the following are encoded in one genomic region:
- a CDS encoding tetratricopeptide repeat protein — MRVRQRQNLFHSPGPRSNPYRMMFWAGLIMAGLFMLQGLNTGRYQPLFVPTPTATRSAASYREEGSAFFNAGNLDSAIQAYQDALTENPQDYLGWTELARIQAYSSALLTQDRRRERLAEALQSIDRAVEIAPEYSTGHAVRAFVLNWSAGAAGNAADYQAFIAQASIEAVLALQLDSRDVLALAYQAEIFVDQQQYDQAFQYAERALSLDSRSFDTLRVSGYVREASGNYAGAIERYQQAVEVAPNQTFVYIRIGQNYRELSLYDQALDYFDRAATINAALGISDPLPYIAIAKTYSRMGEFFAAALNAERAIDLDPTNADWYGQLGIIYFRSRNYESSIPVLGCAVNGCSDVQNSLDSLGRWTNSVQGMPLDDNTLVYYYTYGSVLAALQDCPTAMPILDELRETYAGDSIVMGIVQQNYAICGQPLAGG, encoded by the coding sequence ATGCGCGTCCGCCAACGCCAGAATCTGTTCCACTCCCCCGGGCCGCGCTCCAACCCATACCGCATGATGTTTTGGGCCGGGCTGATCATGGCCGGGCTGTTCATGCTGCAGGGTTTGAACACTGGTCGCTACCAGCCGCTGTTCGTGCCCACTCCCACGGCTACCCGCAGCGCCGCCTCTTATCGTGAAGAAGGCAGCGCCTTCTTTAATGCGGGCAACTTAGACAGCGCCATCCAGGCCTATCAGGACGCCTTGACCGAGAACCCGCAAGACTATTTGGGCTGGACGGAACTGGCCCGCATCCAGGCCTACTCCTCGGCCCTGCTGACCCAGGACCGCCGGCGTGAGCGCTTGGCGGAGGCCCTGCAAAGCATTGACCGCGCCGTGGAAATTGCGCCGGAATACAGCACCGGCCATGCGGTGCGGGCCTTTGTGCTCAACTGGAGCGCAGGGGCCGCCGGCAACGCGGCTGACTACCAGGCCTTCATCGCCCAGGCCAGCATCGAGGCGGTGCTGGCCCTGCAACTGGACAGCCGGGATGTGCTGGCGCTGGCCTACCAAGCCGAGATCTTCGTAGACCAGCAGCAATACGACCAGGCCTTCCAATATGCGGAACGGGCTCTCTCGCTGGACTCGCGCTCCTTCGACACCCTGCGGGTCAGCGGCTATGTGCGCGAGGCCAGCGGCAATTACGCCGGGGCGATCGAACGCTACCAGCAAGCAGTGGAAGTGGCCCCCAACCAAACCTTCGTCTACATCCGCATCGGGCAGAACTACCGTGAACTGAGCCTCTACGACCAGGCGCTGGACTACTTCGACCGGGCCGCCACGATCAACGCCGCCCTGGGCATCAGCGACCCGTTGCCCTACATCGCCATCGCCAAGACCTATTCGCGCATGGGCGAATTCTTCGCCGCGGCGCTGAACGCTGAGCGCGCCATTGACCTGGACCCCACCAATGCCGATTGGTACGGGCAGCTGGGCATCATCTATTTCCGCTCGCGCAACTACGAAAGCTCCATCCCGGTGTTGGGCTGCGCGGTGAACGGCTGTTCGGACGTGCAAAACAGCCTGGACAGTTTGGGCCGCTGGACGAATTCTGTGCAGGGCATGCCGCTGGATGACAACACCCTGGTCTACTATTACACCTATGGCTCGGTGCTGGCTGCCCTGCAGGACTGCCCCACCGCCATGCCGATCCTGGACGAGCTGCGCGAGACTTATGCGGGCGACTCGATCGTGATGGGCATTGTGCAGCAAAACTACGCCATCTGCGGCCAGCCTCTGGCCGGCGGCTAA
- a CDS encoding MBL fold metallo-hydrolase: protein MQLHFLGAAQTVTGSQHLLEVNGHQILLDCGLYQGPRKESIERNKTFRFEPGKLSAVLLSHAHIDHSGNLPNLVKSGYAGPIYAQRASAHLSRLMLEDSARIQESDAMHLNRRLAKRGQPLVEPLYTTDDVARTNVQFRERDYDKAFEVAPGVQVTFVEAGHILGSTAIVLDIDEGGGRQQRLWFSGDIGRPELPLLRDPVLPKAPDNILMECTYGDRPHPSPAQAYEGLQEAVNETLARGGKVLIPAFAVGRTQELVFNLNRMMSAGDIPRVPVYVDSPLAVNVTDVFRAHLECFDQETIEFIESGKDRQALGFEMLTYIRSVDESKDLNERKDPMIIISASGMMEAGRILHHLEHNVDDERSVVLIVSWMAPHTLGRRLLEGEEQIKIFGEVFERKIRVARVQGFSAHAGQEGLREYVRAADGRPRNIFLVHGEAGPAAALSELLAADGAANVHYPEWGSRVEL from the coding sequence ATGCAGCTACATTTCCTCGGCGCTGCCCAAACGGTTACCGGTTCCCAGCACCTGCTCGAAGTCAACGGCCATCAAATCCTGCTGGACTGCGGCCTGTATCAAGGCCCGCGCAAAGAGTCGATCGAACGCAACAAAACCTTTCGCTTTGAGCCCGGCAAACTCTCGGCCGTGCTGCTCTCGCATGCGCACATTGACCACAGCGGTAACCTGCCCAACCTGGTGAAGAGCGGCTACGCCGGGCCAATCTATGCACAGCGCGCCTCGGCCCACCTGAGCCGGTTGATGCTGGAAGACTCCGCCCGCATCCAGGAAAGTGACGCCATGCACCTCAACCGGCGTTTGGCCAAGCGCGGCCAGCCGCTGGTGGAGCCGCTGTACACCACGGATGACGTGGCCCGCACCAACGTCCAGTTCCGCGAGCGGGATTACGACAAGGCCTTTGAAGTTGCCCCCGGCGTCCAGGTCACCTTCGTGGAAGCGGGGCATATCCTCGGCTCCACCGCCATCGTGTTGGACATTGACGAGGGCGGCGGCCGCCAGCAGCGCCTGTGGTTCTCCGGGGATATTGGCCGCCCCGAGCTGCCGCTGCTGCGCGACCCGGTGCTGCCCAAGGCGCCCGACAATATCCTGATGGAATGCACCTACGGCGACCGCCCGCACCCCTCCCCAGCGCAGGCCTACGAAGGTTTGCAAGAAGCCGTCAACGAAACCCTGGCGCGCGGCGGCAAGGTGCTGATCCCCGCCTTCGCCGTGGGGCGCACCCAGGAACTGGTCTTCAACCTGAACCGCATGATGAGCGCCGGGGATATCCCGCGCGTGCCGGTGTACGTGGACAGCCCGTTGGCGGTGAATGTCACCGATGTATTCCGCGCCCATCTGGAATGCTTCGACCAGGAGACCATAGAATTCATCGAGTCCGGCAAAGATCGCCAGGCCCTGGGCTTCGAAATGCTGACCTATATCCGCAGCGTGGATGAATCCAAGGACCTCAATGAGCGCAAAGACCCGATGATCATCATCTCCGCCTCGGGGATGATGGAAGCCGGGCGCATTCTGCACCACCTGGAGCACAATGTGGATGATGAGCGCAGCGTGGTGCTGATCGTCTCCTGGATGGCGCCGCATACGCTGGGCCGCCGCCTGCTGGAAGGCGAGGAGCAGATCAAGATCTTCGGCGAAGTCTTTGAACGCAAGATCCGCGTGGCGCGCGTGCAGGGTTTCTCTGCCCATGCCGGGCAGGAAGGCCTGCGCGAGTATGTGCGCGCCGCCGACGGCCGTCCGCGCA
- the groL gene encoding chaperonin GroEL (60 kDa chaperone family; promotes refolding of misfolded polypeptides especially under stressful conditions; forms two stacked rings of heptamers to form a barrel-shaped 14mer; ends can be capped by GroES; misfolded proteins enter the barrel where they are refolded when GroES binds): MAKQLAFSEEARRHLLAGVNAVAEAVVTTLGPKGRNVALDRKFGAPTITHDGVTVAKEVELENPFENMGAQLLKEAASKTNDIAGDGTTTSTLLAHAIVTDGMKNLAAGANPMMLKRGIEAATRAVSEEIKKQAIKIENKEGIANVASVSAQDREIGNLIAEVFDKVGNDGVITVEDSQGLQFETEYVEGMQFDRGYLSAYFVTNPENMEAIIEDANVLIYDKKISAAQDMVPLLEKLVQTGKRNLLIIAEDVDGEALATLVLNKLRGMLNVLAVKAPGFGDRRKAMLQDIAILTGATVISEEVGRKLETATIEDLGKAEKVVSDKDNTTIVGGKGDPKRIAARVEEIRVEKDNSTSDYDKEKLDERLAKLAGGVAIIRVGAATETELKEKKHRVEDAVSATRAALEEGIVPGGGVALLNARAVLDKVKVDDEDSKIGVQIVRRALEQPMRRISQNAGQDGSVIVDGVLREQEAKKSKSIGYDVMEETFVDMVAKGWIDPAKVTRGALENAASIAAMILTTEALITDKPEEHPAPAPGGGHMPEY; the protein is encoded by the coding sequence ATGGCAAAACAACTCGCCTTTTCTGAGGAAGCTCGCCGCCACTTGCTGGCCGGCGTGAACGCGGTGGCTGAGGCTGTGGTCACCACGTTAGGACCCAAGGGCCGCAACGTGGCCCTGGACCGCAAGTTCGGCGCCCCCACCATCACCCATGATGGTGTGACGGTGGCCAAGGAAGTGGAGCTGGAGAACCCGTTCGAGAACATGGGCGCCCAGCTGCTGAAGGAAGCCGCTTCCAAGACCAACGACATTGCCGGCGACGGCACCACCACCAGCACCCTGCTGGCGCATGCCATCGTGACTGACGGCATGAAGAACCTGGCGGCCGGCGCCAACCCGATGATGCTCAAGCGCGGCATTGAAGCGGCCACCCGCGCCGTTTCCGAAGAGATCAAGAAGCAAGCCATCAAGATCGAGAACAAAGAAGGCATTGCCAACGTCGCCTCCGTGTCCGCCCAGGACCGCGAGATCGGCAACTTGATCGCTGAAGTCTTTGACAAGGTCGGCAACGACGGCGTTATCACTGTGGAAGACTCCCAGGGTCTGCAGTTCGAAACCGAATACGTCGAAGGTATGCAGTTCGACCGCGGCTACCTCTCCGCTTACTTCGTGACCAACCCGGAGAACATGGAAGCCATCATCGAAGACGCCAATGTGCTGATCTACGATAAAAAGATCTCCGCCGCCCAGGACATGGTGCCGCTGCTGGAGAAGCTGGTGCAGACCGGCAAGCGCAACCTGCTGATCATCGCCGAGGATGTGGACGGCGAAGCGCTGGCCACTCTGGTGCTGAACAAGCTGCGCGGCATGCTAAACGTGCTGGCGGTCAAGGCCCCTGGCTTTGGCGACCGCCGCAAGGCCATGCTGCAGGACATCGCCATCTTGACCGGCGCCACCGTGATCTCGGAGGAAGTCGGCCGCAAGCTGGAAACCGCCACCATCGAGGATCTGGGTAAGGCCGAGAAGGTCGTCTCCGACAAGGACAACACCACCATCGTCGGCGGCAAGGGCGACCCCAAGCGCATCGCCGCCCGCGTGGAAGAGATCCGCGTGGAGAAGGACAACAGCACCAGCGACTACGACAAAGAGAAGCTGGACGAGCGCCTGGCCAAGCTGGCCGGCGGTGTGGCCATCATCCGTGTTGGCGCCGCCACCGAGACCGAGCTGAAGGAAAAGAAGCACCGTGTGGAAGACGCGGTATCCGCCACCCGCGCCGCTTTGGAAGAAGGCATTGTGCCCGGCGGCGGCGTGGCTCTGTTGAACGCCCGCGCCGTGCTGGACAAGGTGAAGGTAGACGATGAGGACTCCAAGATCGGCGTGCAGATCGTGCGCCGCGCCCTGGAGCAGCCCATGCGCCGCATCTCCCAGAACGCCGGCCAGGACGGCTCGGTGATCGTCGATGGCGTACTGCGTGAGCAGGAAGCCAAGAAGAGCAAGAGCATCGGCTACGATGTGATGGAAGAGACCTTCGTGGACATGGTTGCCAAGGGCTGGATCGACCCGGCCAAGGTGACGCGTGGCGCGCTGGAGAATGCCGCTTCCATCGCGGCCATGATCTTGACCACTGAGGCCCTGATCACCGACAAGCCCGAGGAGCACCCGGCCCCCGCCCCTGGCGGCGGCCACATGCCGGAATACTAA
- a CDS encoding HRDC domain-containing protein yields the protein MMPDQVSFTVANTHEQLQALSQELSREALIGVDSEANSLHAYRERLCLLQFSTPTQDAVVDPLLLPDLSSLASVFSNPQIEKIFHAAEYDLIVLYRDLGFTLSNLFDTMVAARILGRKKVGLGNLLEEEFGIHLEKRFQRADWGQRPLRPEMLEYARMDTHHLIELRHKLKDELQARERWEIAREDFARQPSLIPTLAEPPQQDIWRIKGARDLTPRQAAILQELAVYRESRAAQADQPLFKIISDTTLSAIAASQPQSAKDLESLEGMTPGQVRRHAKGLLAAVRRGEQSPPLRRPRREPYDEAYVERLDKLRAWRKAAALEMDVESDVVLPKDLMQAVAKANPNSPEALAGLLSQVPWRLARFGAEILSALKPS from the coding sequence ATGATGCCTGACCAAGTCTCTTTCACTGTTGCCAACACGCATGAACAATTGCAAGCGCTCAGCCAGGAGCTGAGCCGGGAAGCTCTGATCGGCGTCGATAGCGAGGCCAACAGCCTGCACGCCTACCGCGAGCGGCTGTGCCTGCTGCAATTCTCCACCCCCACCCAAGACGCCGTAGTGGACCCGCTGCTGCTGCCAGATCTGTCCAGCCTGGCTTCGGTCTTCTCCAATCCACAGATCGAAAAGATCTTTCACGCCGCGGAATACGACCTGATCGTGCTATACCGCGATCTGGGCTTCACGCTCAGCAACCTGTTCGACACGATGGTGGCGGCCCGCATTTTGGGGCGCAAAAAGGTGGGCCTGGGCAATTTGCTGGAAGAAGAATTCGGCATTCACTTGGAAAAGCGCTTCCAGCGCGCCGACTGGGGCCAGCGGCCCCTGCGGCCTGAGATGCTGGAATATGCCCGCATGGACACCCACCACCTGATCGAGCTGCGCCACAAGCTGAAAGACGAGTTACAGGCCCGCGAGCGCTGGGAGATCGCCCGTGAGGACTTTGCCCGCCAGCCGAGCCTGATCCCCACCCTGGCCGAGCCGCCCCAACAGGACATCTGGCGCATCAAAGGCGCCCGGGACCTGACGCCGCGCCAGGCGGCCATCCTGCAAGAGCTGGCCGTCTACCGGGAGAGCCGGGCGGCCCAGGCCGACCAGCCGCTGTTCAAGATCATCAGCGACACAACGCTGAGCGCCATTGCCGCCAGCCAACCGCAAAGCGCGAAGGATCTGGAGAGCCTGGAGGGCATGACGCCCGGCCAGGTGCGCCGGCACGCCAAGGGACTGCTGGCGGCGGTGCGCAGGGGCGAGCAAAGCCCGCCGCTGCGCCGGCCGCGGCGGGAGCCGTATGACGAAGCCTATGTGGAACGCCTGGACAAGCTGCGCGCCTGGCGTAAAGCAGCCGCCCTGGAGATGGATGTCGAATCGGACGTGGTGCTGCCCAAGGACCTGATGCAGGCGGTGGCCAAAGCCAACCCCAACTCGCCCGAGGCCCTGGCAGGGCTGCTGAGCCAGGTGCCCTGGCGCCTGGCGCGCTTTGGGGCAGAGATTCTCTCCGCGCTGAAACCCAGCTAA
- the groES gene encoding co-chaperone GroES, whose translation MASTLKPLADRVLVEPIEDEEVTAGGIVLPETAKEKPQRGKILAAGPGGRDENGKPVEMEVAVGQTVLFAKYAGTEIKVDGKKLLILRQSDVLAVVEG comes from the coding sequence ATGGCTAGTACCCTCAAACCGCTCGCGGACCGCGTGTTGGTGGAGCCGATCGAGGACGAAGAGGTCACCGCGGGTGGCATCGTCCTGCCGGAGACCGCCAAAGAGAAGCCGCAGCGCGGCAAGATCTTGGCCGCTGGCCCCGGTGGCCGCGACGAAAATGGCAAGCCGGTCGAAATGGAAGTGGCCGTGGGCCAGACCGTGTTGTTCGCCAAGTATGCGGGCACCGAGATCAAGGTCGATGGCAAGAAGCTGTTGATCTTGCGCCAATCCGACGTCTTGGCCGTTGTCGAAGGCTAA
- a CDS encoding class F sortase: MDCAGNPVVAYYNLTAEDLRLYVDNASACAATPVPAFRGTPEATGPLEFSGAAGSSPQISIDIHNIVHATQLDVDLVSISGGYSIVSGLPIDDLAASDPAATITVQCDSAPQALGTLVLATNDPVVPTVTYDLTCTALVPEFNGSPTAPGPLAFVDIAAATPQLTVQVTNTGDTGSQLDVSLASITTPGYSIVSGLPIDDLTTIGGSATITVQCDSVPQSSGTLVLSTNDPANPTVTYNLTCTAPASGGDSGSSSDGVGAVSSASKPIAPSGVTTLQLGRLLVSLPASAIPPGQTGCEIAVKEQGSSGEYGFSLDDLVYDVKVFCDSGELNIFLDALTVCIRPSDGVPGDKNVYHRHAGQDFRAINGGSGPAGYVCGQTRTLSLFTLGQLALPATGFAPGVVTDLGAPSVAYAASDLTLSIPKLGLNPDILGVPQGPNGWDVSWLSSGQAGYLYGTAFPTWAGNSVLTAHVWNADNTPGPFHALKTLQHGDRFTIAYGGNTYTYEVRSNQLVLPSSQRPLAESEYSQITLVTCESFDPATGDYRYRRAVQAVLVDVY; this comes from the coding sequence TTGGACTGTGCTGGCAACCCCGTGGTGGCTTACTACAACCTCACCGCCGAGGATCTTCGGTTGTATGTTGACAACGCCAGCGCCTGCGCCGCCACCCCTGTGCCTGCGTTCAGAGGCACGCCTGAGGCCACCGGCCCGCTGGAGTTTAGCGGGGCCGCGGGTAGTAGCCCTCAGATCAGCATCGATATCCATAACATCGTCCACGCTACCCAGCTGGATGTTGACCTTGTGAGCATCAGCGGTGGCTACAGCATCGTCTCCGGCCTGCCCATCGATGACCTGGCCGCCAGCGACCCGGCCGCCACCATCACCGTGCAATGTGATAGCGCCCCACAGGCTCTCGGCACGCTCGTTTTGGCCACCAACGACCCGGTGGTGCCCACTGTGACCTACGACCTCACTTGCACGGCGCTCGTGCCCGAGTTCAACGGCTCCCCCACTGCGCCCGGCCCACTGGCCTTTGTTGACATAGCGGCCGCCACCCCTCAACTCACTGTTCAAGTGACCAACACAGGGGATACCGGTTCCCAACTGGATGTCAGCCTGGCGAGCATTACCACCCCCGGCTACAGCATCGTTTCCGGCTTGCCAATAGACGACCTGACCACGATTGGAGGCTCGGCGACCATCACCGTGCAATGCGATAGTGTGCCGCAATCGTCGGGCACGCTGGTGCTCAGCACCAACGACCCGGCCAACCCCACCGTGACCTACAACCTGACCTGTACCGCTCCTGCATCGGGCGGCGACTCTGGCTCGTCGTCCGACGGTGTCGGCGCCGTTTCTTCCGCCAGCAAGCCCATAGCCCCTAGTGGGGTCACCACCCTGCAGCTGGGCCGTCTGCTCGTCTCGCTGCCGGCCTCCGCCATTCCGCCCGGCCAGACCGGCTGTGAGATCGCCGTCAAAGAACAGGGCAGTTCCGGCGAATATGGCTTCTCGCTGGACGATCTGGTCTACGACGTCAAAGTCTTCTGCGACAGCGGCGAACTCAACATCTTCCTGGACGCGCTGACCGTCTGCATCCGCCCCTCAGATGGCGTGCCGGGCGACAAGAACGTCTACCACCGCCATGCGGGCCAGGACTTCCGGGCCATCAATGGTGGCTCCGGGCCTGCAGGCTACGTCTGCGGGCAAACCCGCACGCTCTCGCTGTTCACCCTCGGCCAATTGGCCCTGCCCGCCACCGGCTTCGCGCCGGGCGTGGTCACCGACTTGGGCGCGCCTTCTGTAGCCTACGCCGCGTCTGACTTGACCCTGAGCATCCCCAAGCTGGGCCTCAACCCGGACATCCTCGGCGTGCCGCAAGGACCCAACGGCTGGGATGTAAGCTGGCTTTCATCGGGGCAAGCCGGTTATCTCTACGGCACGGCCTTCCCCACCTGGGCAGGCAACTCGGTTTTGACCGCCCATGTCTGGAACGCCGACAATACGCCGGGGCCGTTCCATGCTCTCAAGACCCTCCAGCACGGCGACCGCTTCACCATAGCCTATGGTGGCAACACCTATACTTACGAGGTGCGCAGTAATCAGCTAGTGCTGCCCAGTAGCCAGCGCCCGCTGGCGGAGAGCGAGTACAGCCAAATCACCCTGGTCACCTGCGAGAGTTTCGACCCCGCCACCGGCGACTACCGCTACCGCCGCGCCGTGCAGGCCGTACTGGTGGACGTGTACTAG
- a CDS encoding RNA methyltransferase, whose translation MSTPQILEGWVSVLAALQAGRRPVQAVYLQAGKPVRQAGQITAAARQRGLQVQSIPAEQLDALAQGRSHGGVLAQAGERSFQTLEELTAAAPQGFFAMLYGVEDPYNYGQAVRALYAAGADGLVVPQRNWDTALNVVARASAGATEYMPTAQAAPETAIQHFKAQGCLVAATAKARTATPLYAADLRGPLFLLIGGERRGLGAAAQALCDLQITIPYGRGFAGELDVTSSTAALAFEVMRQRQG comes from the coding sequence ATGAGTACGCCGCAGATTTTGGAAGGCTGGGTCTCCGTGCTGGCCGCGCTGCAGGCCGGCCGCCGCCCGGTGCAGGCGGTCTACCTGCAAGCCGGCAAACCGGTGCGCCAGGCTGGGCAGATCACGGCCGCCGCACGCCAGCGCGGTCTGCAAGTACAGTCCATCCCCGCCGAGCAGCTGGATGCGCTGGCGCAGGGGCGCAGCCACGGCGGTGTGCTGGCCCAGGCGGGCGAGCGCAGCTTCCAGACCTTGGAGGAGCTGACCGCTGCCGCACCGCAGGGCTTTTTCGCCATGTTGTACGGCGTGGAAGACCCCTACAACTACGGCCAGGCGGTGCGCGCCCTGTACGCCGCCGGGGCCGACGGCCTGGTGGTGCCGCAGCGCAACTGGGACACGGCGCTGAACGTAGTGGCACGCGCGTCGGCCGGGGCCACGGAGTACATGCCTACCGCGCAGGCGGCGCCGGAAACCGCCATCCAGCATTTCAAGGCGCAAGGCTGCCTGGTGGCGGCCACGGCCAAGGCGCGCACGGCCACGCCCCTGTACGCGGCCGACCTGCGCGGGCCGCTGTTCCTGCTGATCGGCGGCGAGCGCCGCGGGCTAGGCGCCGCGGCGCAAGCCCTGTGCGACCTGCAGATCACGATCCCTTACGGGCGCGGCTTTGCGGGTGAGCTGGATGTGACTTCGTCCACTGCGGCGCTGGCCTTCGAGGTCATGCGCCAGAGGCAGGGCTGA
- a CDS encoding tetratricopeptide repeat protein encodes MYLRGSRWHMQRQRKQRRVNPALIGLVLMLAGAACYFNQYVVPALPLPQEPTLIPTQDPESYVSAADAYFNEGNLLQSIASYEQAIMADPANPAVYIALARVQMLAGRPEAAQTSVSNALLLSPDNPTALSILGWALNALDNEPGAESALRRALQLDPNQPLAHAFYAEVLADQQLYEQAAEESRIAVELAGDLLEVRRARGYVLELTGNYPEAAFQYEAALQINDRIAGLHLSLGRVYRAMERYEDAINQFVVADSLNPNDPLPNTYTGLIYITTGEFGKAVQAMLQAASEEPSNPYRHANLGVAYYRNRQSEEALQALELALRGGTDDKGNVVPGLALDAPDVVSYYYIYGLLLARAQRCSEALPVSQALIAAVPDNQVAVDNANEMVRICEEGASLPTVTPLADLAARAGGS; translated from the coding sequence ATGTATCTTCGTGGCAGTCGCTGGCATATGCAGCGCCAACGTAAACAGCGCCGGGTGAATCCGGCGCTGATTGGGTTGGTGTTAATGCTGGCGGGGGCGGCCTGCTACTTCAACCAATATGTGGTGCCGGCCCTGCCCCTGCCCCAGGAACCCACGCTGATCCCCACGCAAGACCCTGAATCCTATGTGAGTGCGGCAGACGCCTATTTCAATGAAGGCAACCTGCTGCAATCGATTGCCTCCTACGAACAAGCCATCATGGCAGACCCGGCCAACCCGGCCGTTTACATCGCCCTGGCTCGCGTGCAAATGCTGGCCGGGCGGCCAGAGGCGGCCCAAACCAGCGTGAGCAACGCGCTGCTGCTCAGCCCGGACAACCCCACGGCCCTGTCCATTCTGGGCTGGGCCTTGAATGCGCTAGACAACGAACCCGGGGCGGAAAGCGCCCTGCGCCGCGCCCTGCAGCTGGACCCCAACCAGCCGCTGGCCCACGCATTCTACGCCGAGGTGCTGGCCGACCAACAGCTGTACGAACAGGCCGCCGAAGAGTCGCGCATCGCGGTGGAACTGGCCGGCGACCTGCTGGAAGTGCGCCGGGCGCGCGGCTACGTACTGGAACTGACCGGCAACTACCCTGAAGCCGCCTTCCAATATGAAGCCGCGCTGCAGATCAACGACCGGATTGCCGGCCTGCACCTTTCTCTGGGACGCGTGTACCGCGCCATGGAACGCTACGAAGACGCCATCAACCAGTTCGTCGTGGCTGACTCGCTCAACCCGAACGACCCCCTGCCCAACACCTACACCGGGCTGATCTACATCACCACCGGCGAATTCGGCAAGGCCGTGCAAGCCATGCTGCAAGCCGCATCCGAAGAGCCATCCAACCCCTACCGGCATGCCAACCTGGGGGTGGCCTATTACCGTAACCGCCAGTCCGAAGAAGCCTTGCAAGCGCTGGAGCTGGCGCTGCGCGGCGGCACGGACGACAAGGGCAATGTGGTGCCCGGCCTGGCGTTGGATGCGCCCGATGTGGTCTCGTATTACTACATCTACGGACTGCTGCTGGCCCGCGCCCAGCGCTGTTCTGAGGCACTGCCGGTCTCCCAAGCGCTGATCGCCGCTGTGCCAGACAATCAGGTGGCGGTGGACAACGCCAATGAGATGGTGCGCATCTGCGAAGAAGGCGCCAGCCTGCCAACCGTCACACCACTGGCCGACCTGGCTGCACGCGCCGGGGGGTCTTAG